The window TCAACAGCTTGGATGATATCCAGCAACTGAGCATGCCCAGGAGACACTTCCATTCCCAGGAATGTCCTACAGGGAATAAACACGTCAGACACAGAATTACGGAACAGCAGAAATGCAACCGGTGTATTTAGATAGATGCCAAACAACATAGGTATTACATGGatggttaaagggactttacggagttttgaatttttatgctcgcgatcgccccctcaggccaaaagcataacggcagcttcaatagtaggctcgtgaacgaggcgcgcatgctgtacgtgcacactccttaacaaaaataacagctgagacagtcccgtgtgtgtgtgtgtgtgtgtgtgtgtgtgtgtgtgtgtgtgtgtgtgtgtgtgtgtgtgtgtgtgtgtgtgtgtgtgtgtgtgtgtgtgtgtgtgggtggctcggaggacagaggacaggagaacgtgcagctaattaattaaataatttggttctgtacctttctcttcagcacagccgacaaaggtttatgatgggtcagtcctcctgcatgctcagatcattcccttcccttgcttgaaaaattgttccaaaataaaagttgaccccacatctttttatctgtgaattcaatgccgttcggcgagtctcaaataaaaatgtgggcgtcttactgtaaaaaaatataccattaatgtaaaaaataaactctaaataaactatgttcacatccagaatcgaacccaggtcttctgcatgaatcAGACatgttacaaggtgagctacactctagtaacattcacagtatctgtaacatttatatccttgatgacagctgaaacaacgtcaaaccaaagaacggttgggagtgaaaatggctattttgttgctaatttgcaggaaatatctagaagaaagttctacagaaagtagctaagggtcctcagaaatgtagctagctttgtcactaggcgttaggaacagcgacaaagtggcactgcctctctctctgctgctaaagctacggatagcaaatgctacgggcgatgcctgagcgtgaacgcgcatgaagcagcctgctcgacccgagcatctctctttttctgtgattttacagaaaaacaggcaatcacagtaaaaatgccagggctcattctacaggaccagggcattgcaggagaatgtatgaagaagacatttattatttctatacatgttttagctgtcaaacttccataatgtccctttaaatattTGTGTATTCTCTTTACTTCTAAAGTCCTCGTTGTTGTTTCTATCACTGACAGTCGACGTCAGCTCAGTTCAGCTTTAGAGGGAGACTGAAAACCAACACAGCTCAGATGAAATTTTAGCATTTGAGGTCAGAGCTGGGGCAAAGCCAGCGAGTAGAGATAAAAATTGGGATTTGGTGAATCAGTGTTGTGTCTGAGTTTTTCAATgtacataaaaaataaagacgTAAAAATGTAATGAAGGCTTAAAAGGCTCCACCTCGTCTTCTCAGCGTTACAATAGACCTTCAGTCGTTCAGCAGAACACAAGAACCTGCAAATCCAGAACAACTGAAATTAGAATCTCTACAACTTCTCATAAAACGTTCACATGTTTTTATTCTGTAACTGCTCTGGGAGCTCTGATGCTACACAAGCTGTTAAAAGATTAAATTAACAGTTGATTCAAGCGTATAAATGTCACATCTATGCTTTGCACTAGCCTAATACATACCATTAGAACAATCTAGCATAACAATTATGAAAATCCTCAGAAAAAAGGACAaatcaccaaatggttcccgggcgcggctgtctgcagctcaccgctcccccacattagtgtgtgtgacaactaatgggactttaactttgacaaatacacagaaTGGTAATTACACCTTTTGCAGTGGGACAGACTTCTCCTAAGGCTCTGTGCGAATGGTTGGATCCAGTGGTGTCTGAGCACTACTGTCTGAGACAGGCTGAGGTGGAACTCCTCTTGCAGAGTCAGAACAAGACCCCGAGTCTGTGACAACAACAGAAGCTCCTCCATCAAGCTCTCAAACTCCTCCTCCGGATGGTCTAGTGAGACAGATGAGAAATCAGAATTATATCATGATTGATTGTTTATGTTTTATACTTTGAGCTGTTCttacagggaaaatacacataagTGGCCCAGTTTCCTCTCTCATGCTTGAAGGAGCGGATGCGTCCACCGTGAAGTGAGCTGTCTTCTGTCTGTGGAGCATCTTCATCAGGAAACATGTCCAGGAGGCACCCAGGGACAGGAAGCCTGCAGGAAACCCAGCCGAGTCGGAGTTATTTTATTTCCACCAAAAATTAATAAACTGAATAGTTGACACCAAAAGTGGCAATATTCAATGTTTTCAGTAGAATAGGGTGTTTAAGACGTGCTGTTCATTCCCTGTAAGCAGCCTAGACTTGACAGACAGTGCATTAAACTGTTTATCACAGCAAACACAGAAGAGGCTGAAGTACTTTCTTAGCATATTAGTCTAATTTCTCTCATCATCACAATAAATACTGAGCTAAAATATACAACACACACCTTGTTTTGAGTGCCAGGTCTTTTAATTTAGCTTTTTTCTTTGTTGGAAAATCCACGCTACTCTCATCTTCATTATTCACAGACTTTTGGGAACTTCGCCTCCGTGTTTTTGTCGCTTCCGCTTCGCTTCCAGCCTCACCGTCATCCTCCGAGCTGCTGCTGTATCCGACCAACATCCTAAAAATTCACTGGAATATAGTTTGTATTAATTAGTTACCAGAAGTAGGCCAATTCACGTGGCATAATTGGCAAAAACACGAGCAAGGTTTCCTCACTGCTAGTATTTTTACTTCCGGTGTAAACAAACTGTTGTTACACTAATCTACGTCCCGCAGAAACGCCGTGCACGCTGCTAAGTCGTTCCTCTTGTATCCGATTtgaataaatgaaaattaaaaaacaggcttttaatCAGCAAAATGATCAACTGAATACATTTAAAAAGCAtacaatataaataaaaataatttaaacagcATGTATGTTTAATACATTCTgtgtaatttaatttaaaaatacaagaagaactagtaataataataataataatacattttatttgagggcgcctttctcaaacccaaggtcaccttacaaagataaaaacaaaaaacaacagaggCGAGATAGGGCAATAAGAACAAAGAAGATACATACAAATTTGAAACAATTCTAAAGTCTAGGTCTAAAGGGAATAAACTTGTCTGAATAAGTGGGTTTTGAGGTGTGCCTTGAATAATGGAAAAGAGTCCGTATTTCTAATGGcagagggaagtgagttccagagccgtggagcagagcaactgaaagctctgctcTCCAGGGTGGTAAGGCGAGCTCGAGGTTGAACCAGATGAAGTGCAGATGAGGATCTAAGAGATCGGGAAGTGGGTCGTTGCAATAGTTAGTAAGTTGCATAGATAAAGTGGAGCCATGCTATGTACAGATTTAAATGTAAGTAGTAGGATCTTgtatatgatcctgaattctATTGGCAGCCAGTGTAggtttttaagaacaggagtgatgtgatttCTTGAGGGGGTCCCAGTAATGGTgcgtgctgcagagttctggagaagttggagtttatgaaggGATTTAGTTGAGAGACCAAATAGAAGGGAATTACAGTAGTCGACACGAGAGGTGATGAGACTATGAACGAGGATTGCAGCAGCATGAGGcgtgagaaaaaaataataatgcattgaacttatatagcgcttttctagacacccaaagacgctttcacacactctcacattcacacaatgctagtgatggtaagctacttgtagccacagccgccctggggaggtctgatagaggcgaggctgccatttggcgccgtcggtccctctgaccaccactaacacaggcaagttgggtgaagtgtcttgcccaaggacacaacagcaggatacccctggcgggagctggaatcgaacccatgaccctccgatcatgaggcaacccgctctaccacctgagctactgctgcccctaaaggACAGAGTCTGTTGATATTGCGAAGATGGTAAAATGCGACTCGAGTAACATGGTTAATGTGAGATTGGAATGAAAGTGTACCATCAAGTATGACACCAAGACTTTTTACCTGTAAGGATGGGTGACCTGTGGAGTCGTCAATATTGATAGAGAAGTTGGGAGAATTTTTTAAAACAGAAGCAGTGCCAATGAGTAGGAGTTCtgttttattgctgtttagtTTAAGTAGGTTCTGAGAGAGCCAAGATCTAATTTCAGATAGACAGTTAGAGAGGGAGATTGGTGGAAGGGATGCATTTGGATTGGAGGAAATGTacagctgggtgtcatcagcataacagtgaaaatcaACGTTGTATTTGCGGAAAATGTAACCAAGGGGGAGCAAGTAGATGATAAATAAAAGAgggcctagaactgagccttGGGGAACTGCTGCAGTAACCGGGGAAGAACTAGAAGAGTGAGATTGAAGTTGAATGAACTGAGTACGATCAGATATGTAGGAGGTGAACCAGGCTAGGGATGTGTGACTAATGCCGATAGATGCTAGTCTTTTGAGAAGTACGCTGTGAGAAGTGGTGTCAAATGCAGCACTTAGATCTAGTAAAGCCAGAATGGAGAGATGGCCTGAGTCTGTTGCCATTAGTAGATCATTTCTGATATTTACTAGTGCTGTCTCCGTGCTGTGTTGTGGCTGAAAACAGATTGGAATTGTTCATATAGATTATGAGAATTGAGATATGAGTGAAGCTGAGAAGCAACAACTTTTCCAAGGATTTTGGAAATAAATGGTAATTTAGATAATTGGACGAATATTATCAAAGTTGGTGGGATCCGCACCAGGCTTTTTGAGAATCTGAATGATACAGGCAGTTTTTAATGCTGCAGGAACGACTCCGGTACTGAGGGAAGAGTAAATGATGGTGGATATGAGAGGAACCAGTGATGGAAGACAGGCTTTAAGTAGCACTGTGGGgagagggtcaagcagacaggtgGATGATTTGTATTCCCTGATTAAATTTGATATCTCAGTTGCAGAGGGGAGACTGAAACTTGAGAATAAATGACTTGGAGTTGTCAGGATGGGTTCCACTTCTGAAAGAGGATGTCTAGTAGCATGGAGTTGTTGGTGAATAATTGAGATTTTGGATGTGAAGAAGGACATGAGGCAGTTGCAATAGTCAGAGGAAACCATACTGTTAAGCAATAAATCAGGAGGCTTTGTAATTTTGGAGAACAGAGaaaaaagatagatagatagatagatagatagatagatagatagatagatagatagatagatagatagatagatagatagatagatagatagatagatagatagatagatagatagatagataaactttattgtccacctcgaattgaggacatggctcaccttacaatacaatccatatcgcattcacacaaatatataaaaagacaattaaaagtTATTAGAATGTTATCGtcgtaaaaaaaactttaataattcaaaattgtaattgcggtgggaacaaatgatttcttatAGACACCTTTCTTGGTCAGTGGAACTTgttacctccttcctgatggaagtaactgaaaatgtgtgcatgttttcttaagccccgccccctcttaTTGTTTCTTTAGTCGGGAGTCAACTTAGACCAAAAAGAAATCAGCTTCATTTATTCATGTAAATATGTATTTTCCAGTTCATTTATTGTGGCTTTTTTAATAAGTTTCATGAAACTGAAAAGAAATATACAAGCTATCTGCGTGCTTTGCCCAGCCATGTTGTGAAGCACATGTTTAAGTAACTTTTCATCAGATAACTCTACTTTTGTTTTTCAGATGTTATGAATAAAAATGGAGAGTACAAAGAAGTGGACTTCCGAAAGTCTGAGAAGATGTTTTCTGAGGAGCAACCTGCTAGCAATAGTCACCGTGGGCGCAGTCCTAGTGGGTAAGTGAAATCCTTAAAATGCATTGCCATCGTTAATTAGCCTGTAGCTAACAGCATATTAGCCTGTAGCTAACAGCTCATTAGCCTGTAGCTAACTTCACTTAAGCTATGAGTAAAAGAGTCATTGTTGTAAGTTAAATTGTTTTATAGATATTTAGTTCATAAACCTGCCATAACCGTTAAACTAATCCAAAGCGAGTTGCTAGACTAGTTTTTAAGCGTCACCCAGATACATCTCTAGTTTTGTCCATCCTACCAAAGTAACTTTAATAACACAAATCCGACTTTGAGGCCGAAAAATGGATATatgtttatttttgtcaattCAAGCACTTAAGCTTTTATGTTCGATATGTTTATCATCTTAAATTCTTCCATTTGTAGAATTTTTTTAGATTATTAGCTTATTTTATTTTAACCGCCTCAGCTGACCAGTTGAAACAGCGACGCCTGGTGGCTTATTTTAGTTGGTGCATTAACTGCAGCTGAAGCTGTGAACGGATTTTCTGGTTGATTTTCTTGCAGACTTCCCGAGAACACTGTTGTGTTTCGTGCTATTAAACGAAATATCGAGTGTTTGATTCGATTTATATAACGCTTAGATAGTTTAAAAACGGAGAATGGCTTAGactgtaaaataataaaagtttaaGCTTTGATGGAAGTCTTAAGTTTTTTAAAGCATAGTGCAACATTTTCCTTGCAGTTTTATTCAAGTTCTGAGGGAATTTGTCAGCAGAGCTGCTTTTGAAATATATTTTACTcctcaaatatatatttttaaggattttatgaaattaatattatttttgtttcttttccaAGATTATTCTAAAAGGGAATTAGACTTATTTCTCTAATTTAGCTTTAAGATTTCCTGTATTTATTTTTCCTCTAAGTGTCTTGGTAATAAGTTGCCTTCTCTGCAGTTTATCCAAAGTACGTTTGATTTTTGGAAGGTGGCACTGTTGGCGTGGTTTTGAAGTCCCACTTCACCCTGTCATCGGTCGCTAAAACCTACATGGACTTCCCAGGAGAAATCCTTACCAAGTTTCTTTTACTGGTGTCTTCTCTGGTTGTGACTAGTGTGATTACGGGTAAGTTACAAGATTACGTCTAGGACATTTACTGGTAATTAGTAACGTGAAAGTATCAGTAATTATTAACGTACAGGTGAAAATAAAGCAGAGTTAGTCAAGAAATGTCCTCACGGTGTTTACCTTTTCACCTGAGCTTTCTGCTGTTGTGTGTTTGCTGTGACCTGATCTCACCGTTTACATGACAGCTGTGTGGATAAAGGATTTGTGGAGAAGTTAGCTTACCAACGTGTTTCATTCAACAGAAGTTTCCACTGCAAGAGTCAGCCCCAGCAGGAAAATCACCTCCCGTGCACTGACCTACTTTGTCATCACCACAGCTCTCGCGTTGTTCAGTGGTAAGAGGATGGGGGAATATTTGATGATTTAACCATTATCTGTTTCTTTTTAACAACTTCACTTGGAGAGGGTGAGTAAACCATCTTATTGCATCTGAAGGTCTGGAttcctttaaaaagcagtttTTGCTTTTGTCGCTGCAAAGAACCTGCATGAAGATCATTTGTGATGAATGTTTCTTAGGAGTACTTTTTGTAAAGCTGCTCAAACCAGGAGTCATTGACCGGCCTGAGGTGGACAATGATGAAGATGAGGAATTAGCTTGCTCCACAGCTGATCTCGTGATGGATTTCATAAGGTGAGAACAaagtttcctcacatcttttaatTTCTCTGTGCGTTCtgagtgtggcagtgtgagcatcctgtcacagtgtcccgactgatcatgcgccctggctacttggccaaggggatgtccctttggctgactagtAAGCGCGcgcgactctcacccgggagtctggggatcgaatcccgcctggaccctcgtttctccaccttgccacataagtAAGAAGTTTTCGGTTCAATATTCTTTGCAACATCAGATTACATCAAGGTCAGGGAATCACACCTCCAAAGGGCTCTCTTCCAATCCACGGCCATGGGATGTGTGCAGTTACTTTTAAGTGTTTCAAGTTACCATGGAATCGGCTCGATCATCCTTCTAAAGCTTACCGCCGCATCTGTGCGCTTTAGAgcagcaatccagagttttccccccTTCAGGAGGTATTTTAAAAATAACCCAGTATCAATGTAGGCCCGTTAGCCTAGAAGAACTTGATCAGATTGTTCGGTTTGGGTGCAGATGCGTTTGAAGCTCCGTTCATTCATCTCGTGTTTGTTTTCTCTTTGTGCTTTTCAGGAACTTGTATCCACATAATCTGGTCCAGGCCACCTTTCAGCACGTGTGTTTTACTCACGATCCCTAAACGGCTTGGTTGCACACAGATGATTGAACTCTCATGACTTAaatgacttttttcttaagtaCAAGACTCAAGCGGTGCTGGTGAGAGTTGAAGGAGATGGTGTGAACTCCAGCCTGGAGGAGGTGCCTGTTTTTCAGCGTTTTGCTGTGATAATACTTGATTTTCATTCCTCTGCTCTTGCTGAGTTTGCCATCTTGTTTCAGGAAGCTGTACATGTGCGTAAAGTAGGCAGAAACGTCAGCGGGCCCAACGCGCTGGGACAGATCACGCTAGCGTTTCTGTTTGGACTGGGTCTCAGGAAATTCAGAAACACAGGGAAGCAGCTGAAGGAAATCATCGTCGCCGTCAACATGGTCATCAAGCTTCTGGTGGAACTGATCATCGTGGTGTACGTGGAGCTAAAGCAACATGTCCAATTTAGTTCCCTACAGGTCGTTTAAATCAGACGTTATGCTGCGTTAGCCAAACTTAAACGTACAATGAACACTTCACCTGTCTGAAGGTTTCCAGTaaggatgcaacaataccacttttttccaaaccgacatgataccgatacttggatctgagtactcgccgataccgattaccaataccgatacttctaccacacaaaaaatgcaatgatttggaatacagattttattttcttctctgctttcaacaggaaaagattgtcaggtagataaaaagtaaaatatatgaatagaaatcatcacaaaactaaaatattaggtgaacagaaatgacaacttACAGTGAATCCATTTTCAAgcgactgcattggtatcggttcctggtatcgattaacttttaccgatactggtatctgtgccgatacgatactggtattggtatctgtgccgatacgatactggtatcggtaaactTTTACCaatacgatactggtattggtttcTGTACCGATACAATACTGGTATCTGTATCGgtgccgatacgatactggtatcggcaaACTTTTAccaatacgatactggtatcggtatctgcGCCGAtaagatactggtatcggtaaacttttaccgataccagtatcagtaTCGGCACATCCCTAGTTTCCGGGTTGACTTCTAACTTTACTAAACTGTTTCAAAATGTTCTGGGACTTTCCAGCTACCTGCCATTTGGGCTGGTGTTCATGATGGCGAGGTACGCGTACGAAGTTCCTGACGAAGCGGAGGTGGTACTCGCCCTGGTGAAGTTCGTGGCGGTGGTCGTCTGCGGGTctgttctctgctgcttttagctCAGTTTTAAATCTGCTACTCAGGAAGTGACTGAGAATTCCCGCCAACACGTGTGTTGTCTTTAGGCTCACCCTCCACGGACTGGTGTTACCGCTCATCTATGTGCTCTGTGTGAGACGAAACCCCGCTCCCGTCATTAAAGGAGTTTCTCCTGCGCTGCTGAAGGCTCTGCTCATCTCACGCACGTAAAAACGTTTAGCTCCTAATCTTCTGTCAGAGTCAGAGAAGGCTTGTGGAGAGTATTTAGGTGTTGAGTACAGATAATAAAGACCAGACGTTCCACTTCCAGCTCTGCATCCACAGAGGCCTCGAGGTGCTGTGAGAGCATTCTCAGCATGGACAGAAGAATCACTCGGTTCATGCTGCCGATCGGGTCCGGCTGCTGCATGAACGGGAAGGCCCTTTACCAgattgctgctgctgttttcatcgctCAGCTGAGCAGGGTCTCACTGGACTGGAGCCAGTTAATCACCCTTGGGTAAATCTCAGTGCTTCTAGTTTATTCTTCTAAATCAAGCCAGTTATTTTGTCAGCATGAGTTAAAGTTAGTATGCCTCTGAAGGCATTTTGTTGTTTCATCTAGAAGAAACCAGGTTTCTGTGTTTTCCTCAGTTTAACAGTCGCAGCGGTCACCGTAGGAGTGGTGGGAATCCCAGCTACGGGGTCCGTCACTACTTTCCTGATTTTGACCATCACTGGAATTCCTTTGGAAGCTGCTTCCATTCTGCCGGCCGTGGAATGGCTGCTGTAagtcttttttattttactgATAACAATGGAGGGCTGCACAGGGGTGCAGTGGCTGGCGCTGTGGCCTTgcggcaagaaggtcctgggttcaaaccccaacCTGGGCTCTTTCTGCAAAGAGTTTTCATGTTctgcctgtgcatgcgtgggttctctctgggttcactggcttcctcacacagtccaaaaacatgactgtcaggctgatcggtgtgtgtgtgtgtcctgtgtctctgtgttgcccttcaATGGacaggcaacctgtccagggtgtaccccgcaggAGACAGTCaccacgaccctacgtggacaagcgggtatagAAAATAGAGGGATGATAACAAAGGTTTCAGAAATcacagagttgtgtgtgtgtgtgtgtgtgtgtgtgtgtgtgtgttctcagggATCGTCTCGGTGCATTTGTCAACGTCCTGGGAGACAGCATCGGCGTGGCGCTCGTCCAGCATTTGTCAGAAGAAGAGCTGAAACACATGGGAGCCCAGGAGCTTCTCCCAG is drawn from Nothobranchius furzeri strain GRZ-AD chromosome 4, NfurGRZ-RIMD1, whole genome shotgun sequence and contains these coding sequences:
- the usb1 gene encoding U6 snRNA phosphodiesterase 1 gives rise to the protein MLVGYSSSSEDDGEAGSEAEATKTRRRSSQKSVNNEDESSVDFPTKKKAKLKDLALKTRLPVPGCLLDMFPDEDAPQTEDSSLHGGRIRSFKHERGNWATYVYFPYHPEEEFESLMEELLLLSQTRGLVLTLQEEFHLSLSQTVVLRHHWIQPFAQSLRRSLSHCKRFLCSAERLKVYCNAEKTRTFLGMEVSPGHAQLLDIIQAVDKTMTEFQLETFYKDPSFHVSLAWCVGEQTEKIKQILQELQSLVDNREDGASSLILDCAEARCRTGNKTFRFPLEA
- the LOC107389204 gene encoding excitatory amino acid transporter 3, coding for MESTKKWTSESLRRCFLRSNLLAIVTVGAVLVGGTVGVVLKSHFTLSSVAKTYMDFPGEILTKFLLLVSSLVVTSVITEVSTARVSPSRKITSRALTYFVITTALALFSGVLFVKLLKPGVIDRPEVDNDEDEELACSTADLVMDFIRNLYPHNLVQATFQHYKTQAVLVRVEGDGVNSSLEEEAVHVRKVGRNVSGPNALGQITLAFLFGLGLRKFRNTGKQLKEIIVAVNMVIKLLVELIIVVYLPFGLVFMMARYAYEVPDEAEVVLALVKFVAVVVCGLTLHGLVLPLIYVLCVRRNPAPVIKGVSPALLKALLISRTSASTEASRCCESILSMDRRITRFMLPIGSGCCMNGKALYQIAAAVFIAQLSRVSLDWSQLITLGLTVAAVTVGVVGIPATGSVTTFLILTITGIPLEAASILPAVEWLLDRLGAFVNVLGDSIGVALVQHLSEEELKHMGAQELLPDSGEAAEQPEPDPSQQDPDVINLVIPKDHFL